In Bacteroides sp. AN502(2024), one genomic interval encodes:
- a CDS encoding TonB-dependent receptor, with amino-acid sequence MKKLKRQLITAFAMTALLQAQAQNADTTAISRNYTIGEVVVTGTRNATDIRHLSQTVSVVDRNKLEQAMQPSLLPVLTEQVPGLFTTSRGVMGYGVSNGAAGGISLRGLSGGNARMMVLIDGHPQYAGIFGHPISDACQTLLADRVEVLRGPASVLYGSNAMGGVVNIVTRQMHEDGIRTDLHTGYGSYNTLETELTNRIRKGRFSSVVSGSYNRTDGHRADMGFEQYGGYGKIGYAVTDHWQLRADVNVTHFNASYPGPESTPLLEGDQRITRGMTSFAVENEYGKTSGALSFFYNWGDHWINDGYTPSAGEKPQDDRFNSFDDMMGVSLYQSARFFKGNRITAGVDWFRYGGEAWNEYVSGASAGTRKDLVDKHENEVAGYVDIRQDAGSWLTLNAGLRVDHHSRVGTEWIPQAGLAFHLPRAIELKASASKGFRYPILREMYMFPPQNPDLKPESMWNYEIAFSQKLPGGRLSYGVNLFYIDGKNLIMTLPNPNGSGMLNQNSGKIENAGIEVQAAYRINNSWSVDAHYSYLHMENPVIAAPEHKLYAGANFTQGRWSVSTGVQYIDGLYTSVVTNGRGTETTEDFVLWNLRGQFHATKWLDIWARGENLLAQRYEINAGYPMPRATVTAGIHLNF; translated from the coding sequence ATGAAAAAACTTAAAAGACAACTGATAACGGCATTTGCCATGACTGCGCTATTGCAGGCACAGGCACAGAACGCAGACACTACGGCCATATCCCGGAATTACACCATCGGAGAAGTGGTGGTGACGGGTACCCGTAACGCTACTGACATCCGACACTTGTCACAAACGGTTTCGGTCGTCGATCGGAATAAATTGGAGCAGGCGATGCAGCCCTCCCTGCTCCCGGTGCTTACCGAACAAGTGCCGGGACTGTTCACCACCTCGCGCGGCGTGATGGGATATGGCGTATCGAACGGTGCGGCAGGCGGTATCTCCTTGCGCGGATTGAGCGGAGGGAATGCCCGCATGATGGTGCTGATCGACGGACACCCGCAGTATGCCGGAATCTTCGGGCATCCGATATCCGATGCCTGCCAGACACTTTTGGCCGACCGGGTGGAAGTGTTGCGCGGTCCGGCATCCGTACTCTACGGGTCGAACGCTATGGGCGGCGTGGTGAATATCGTGACCCGCCAAATGCATGAGGATGGGATTCGTACCGACCTGCACACCGGTTACGGTTCCTATAACACGTTGGAAACCGAGCTGACAAACCGCATCCGCAAGGGACGATTCTCGAGTGTCGTCAGCGGGTCGTACAACCGCACGGACGGACATCGTGCCGACATGGGATTCGAGCAGTACGGCGGTTATGGCAAGATCGGGTATGCCGTGACGGACCACTGGCAGCTGCGTGCCGATGTGAACGTGACACATTTCAATGCCTCTTATCCCGGTCCGGAATCTACTCCGTTGCTGGAAGGCGACCAGCGCATCACGCGGGGAATGACCTCTTTTGCCGTCGAGAACGAATACGGGAAGACCTCCGGTGCGTTGAGCTTCTTCTATAACTGGGGCGATCATTGGATCAACGACGGTTACACGCCTTCCGCCGGAGAAAAGCCTCAGGATGACCGCTTCAATTCCTTTGATGACATGATGGGTGTTTCTTTATACCAAAGTGCCCGGTTTTTCAAAGGGAACCGTATCACGGCAGGCGTCGACTGGTTCCGTTACGGCGGCGAGGCATGGAACGAATATGTAAGCGGAGCGTCTGCGGGAACACGCAAGGACTTGGTCGATAAGCATGAAAACGAAGTGGCGGGCTATGTGGACATCCGTCAGGATGCAGGCTCGTGGCTCACGCTCAATGCGGGATTGCGTGTCGATCACCATTCCCGTGTCGGAACGGAATGGATACCGCAGGCGGGACTGGCATTCCACCTGCCTCGCGCCATCGAACTGAAGGCATCCGCCTCGAAAGGTTTCCGCTATCCGATACTTCGCGAGATGTATATGTTTCCCCCTCAAAACCCTGATTTGAAACCCGAATCGATGTGGAACTACGAGATAGCCTTCTCTCAAAAGCTGCCCGGCGGACGTTTGTCGTATGGCGTCAATCTCTTCTATATCGACGGTAAGAACCTGATTATGACCCTGCCCAATCCGAATGGTAGCGGTATGCTGAACCAGAACTCGGGCAAGATAGAGAATGCGGGCATCGAAGTGCAGGCCGCTTACCGTATAAACAACTCCTGGTCGGTGGATGCCCATTACAGCTACCTGCACATGGAGAATCCCGTGATTGCCGCTCCCGAACACAAGCTCTATGCCGGAGCGAACTTCACGCAAGGACGCTGGTCGGTATCGACAGGAGTGCAATATATCGACGGGCTTTATACTTCGGTCGTTACCAACGGGCGGGGTACGGAAACGACCGAAGATTTCGTGTTGTGGAATCTCCGCGGACAATTCCATGCCACGAAATGGCTCGACATCTGGGCACGCGGAGAGAACCTGTTGGCGCAGCGTTACGAAATCAATGCCGGATATCCGATGCCGCGAGCAACGGTGACGGCAGGTATCCATCTGAATTTTTAA
- a CDS encoding M16 family metallopeptidase codes for MDRTIQPEIQPLKNFGILPPVRMTLPNGIPLAVIHAGEQEVVRMDVLFAGGSWRQSQKLQALFTNRMLREGTEKYTAAAMAEKLDYYGSWLELSSSPEYAYITVYSLNKYLAKTLEVVESMIKEPLFPEKELRTILDANIQQYLVNTSKVDFLAQRTLSQSLYGEQHPCGRIVVEEDYHAITPEVLREFYKRYYHSGNCSIFLSGKVTEDMISRVTDIFGTSFHPLRQQVSKLSFPCTAVPEKRIFIEREDAMQSAVKMGYTTITRDHPDYLKLRVLMTLFGGYFGSRLMSNIREEKGYTYGISAGIMLYPDSGLLVISTETDNQYVEPLIQEVYHEINRLHQEPVSEEELTIVRNYMLGEMCRNYESSFSLSDAWIFIATSGLDDDYFSRSLQAVNEVTPVEIQDLAQRYLCKETLKEVIAGKKLS; via the coding sequence ATGGATCGTACGATACAACCTGAAATACAGCCCCTGAAAAACTTCGGTATACTTCCTCCCGTTCGAATGACGTTGCCAAACGGTATTCCGTTGGCTGTTATCCATGCGGGCGAACAGGAGGTGGTACGCATGGATGTGCTGTTTGCCGGGGGAAGCTGGCGACAGTCGCAGAAGTTGCAGGCGTTGTTTACGAACCGGATGCTGCGCGAAGGTACGGAGAAATATACGGCTGCCGCCATGGCTGAAAAGCTGGATTACTACGGCTCATGGCTCGAACTGTCCAGCTCGCCGGAATATGCCTATATCACGGTTTATTCCTTGAACAAGTATCTGGCAAAAACGTTGGAGGTGGTGGAATCCATGATTAAAGAACCGCTTTTCCCTGAGAAGGAGTTGCGTACGATTCTCGATGCCAATATCCAACAATACTTGGTCAATACTTCCAAGGTTGATTTTCTGGCACAGCGCACACTGTCGCAGTCGCTTTATGGCGAACAGCATCCATGTGGCAGAATCGTGGTGGAGGAAGATTATCATGCCATTACCCCGGAGGTGCTCCGGGAATTTTATAAACGGTATTATCATTCGGGGAATTGCTCTATCTTCTTGTCCGGCAAGGTCACGGAGGATATGATCAGCCGGGTGACAGACATATTTGGCACCTCTTTCCATCCACTTCGGCAGCAGGTATCGAAGTTAAGTTTCCCTTGCACTGCCGTTCCCGAGAAGAGAATTTTCATAGAGCGTGAGGATGCGATGCAGAGTGCTGTAAAGATGGGATATACGACCATTACCCGCGATCATCCCGATTACCTGAAACTCCGGGTGTTGATGACTTTGTTCGGAGGTTATTTCGGCAGTCGGCTGATGTCCAATATCCGTGAGGAGAAGGGGTATACGTATGGTATTTCGGCAGGAATCATGCTTTATCCGGATAGTGGGTTGCTGGTTATTTCGACAGAAACGGATAATCAATATGTGGAACCGCTGATACAGGAAGTGTATCATGAAATAAACCGCCTGCATCAGGAACCTGTGTCTGAGGAGGAGCTGACGATCGTGCGCAACTATATGTTGGGAGAGATGTGCCGTAATTACGAGTCTTCTTTCTCACTTTCGGATGCGTGGATCTTTATTGCTACTTCCGGTCTGGATGATGATTATTTCTCACGTTCTCTGCAGGCTGTGAACGAGGTTACTCCCGTGGAAATACAAGATCTGGCACAGCGCTATTTGTGCAAAGAGACATTAAAAGAGGTCATTGCAGGTAAAAAGTTGTCATAA
- a CDS encoding DUF362 domain-containing protein: MKKMMSMVMAATALSLAATGCAQAQKQTSGGSSELPKVYFIKEINSENLVKVYEALGRKAEGRVAVKLSTGEPGGHNFLQPALIAPLVKRVNGTIVECNTAYGGGRANTEAHLKAAADHGFTAVAKVDIMDADGEVSLPVKGGKHLKEDFVGKNYLNYDFTVVLSHFKGHAMGGFGGAIKNISIGIASSGGKAWIHSAGKSKDAGKVWGNLPPQDDFLESMTEAAKAIIDHCGDKILYINVANNLSVDCDCDSSPEDPRMGDIGILASLDPVALDRACTDLVRASKDHGKIHLIERIDSRHGMHTLDYAEQLGMGSQQYELVELK; this comes from the coding sequence ATGAAAAAGATGATGAGTATGGTCATGGCGGCAACGGCATTGTCGTTGGCAGCAACGGGATGCGCGCAGGCGCAGAAGCAAACTTCGGGCGGCTCCTCCGAACTCCCGAAAGTCTATTTCATCAAGGAAATCAATTCGGAAAACCTGGTGAAGGTGTATGAAGCACTCGGCCGCAAAGCCGAGGGGAGAGTGGCGGTGAAACTATCGACCGGTGAGCCGGGCGGACACAACTTCCTCCAGCCGGCACTCATCGCACCGCTCGTAAAGAGAGTAAACGGTACGATTGTGGAGTGCAACACGGCCTACGGCGGAGGACGCGCTAATACGGAAGCACATCTGAAAGCCGCCGCCGACCACGGCTTTACGGCTGTCGCCAAAGTGGACATCATGGATGCCGACGGGGAGGTTTCGCTGCCGGTAAAGGGTGGCAAGCACCTGAAAGAGGATTTTGTCGGCAAGAACTATCTGAACTACGACTTCACCGTTGTCCTTTCGCACTTCAAAGGCCATGCGATGGGCGGTTTCGGCGGTGCCATCAAGAACATCTCCATCGGCATCGCCTCGTCGGGCGGCAAAGCGTGGATTCATTCGGCCGGGAAGAGCAAGGACGCAGGCAAAGTCTGGGGCAATCTTCCTCCGCAGGATGATTTTCTGGAATCGATGACGGAAGCTGCAAAAGCCATCATCGACCATTGCGGTGATAAGATTCTTTATATCAACGTGGCCAACAATCTTTCGGTGGACTGCGATTGCGATTCCTCGCCCGAAGACCCTAGGATGGGAGACATCGGTATTCTCGCTTCGCTCGACCCGGTGGCACTCGACCGCGCCTGTACAGATTTGGTTCGTGCCTCCAAAGACCACGGAAAGATACATCTGATCGAACGCATCGATTCGCGCCACGGGATGCACACGCTCGACTATGCCGAACAGCTCGGTATGGGAAGTCAGCAATATGAATTGGTTGAACTCAAATAG
- a CDS encoding DapH/DapD/GlmU-related protein, whose translation MDLQHFQRMIAAGEPLRGEEMITFMREQSDNTRRLLFDLNCSYHTPEEIVSLFSRITESEVHESFRMFPPFYTDFGKNIHVGKNVFINACCQFQDQGGIFIGDGALIGHSVVLATLNHGLVPEDRQNLYHAPIRIGKGVWIGAHATILAGVTIGDDAVIAAGAVVNKDVPAGVVVGGVPAKYIRDIDKNEKQ comes from the coding sequence ATGGATTTACAGCATTTCCAGCGGATGATTGCCGCAGGAGAACCGCTGCGGGGTGAAGAAATGATCACCTTCATGCGCGAGCAGAGCGACAACACCCGTCGGTTGCTGTTCGACCTGAACTGCTCATACCATACACCTGAAGAGATTGTTTCCCTTTTCAGTCGGATTACCGAGAGTGAGGTGCATGAATCATTCCGTATGTTTCCTCCGTTTTATACCGATTTCGGAAAGAATATCCACGTGGGGAAAAATGTCTTTATCAACGCTTGTTGCCAGTTTCAGGATCAAGGAGGTATATTCATCGGTGACGGGGCATTGATAGGGCACAGCGTGGTGTTGGCTACATTAAATCACGGGTTGGTTCCGGAAGATAGACAGAACCTGTATCATGCGCCTATCCGGATCGGTAAAGGGGTCTGGATTGGTGCACACGCAACCATTCTGGCAGGTGTGACGATCGGTGATGATGCTGTCATTGCCGCAGGTGCGGTGGTCAACAAGGATGTACCGGCCGGTGTCGTAGTGGGTGGCGTGCCTGCCAAATACATTCGGGATATCGATAAGAACGAAAAACAATAG
- a CDS encoding MATE family efflux transporter, translated as MRMQTEKTDGLLALIRDGKPMTWGQQLRLTVLLSVPAVIAQLSSIVMQYIDAAMVGSLGAEASASIGLVSTTTWLFWGLCTAAATGFSVQVAHKIGAGDMQGARAVLRQSLTSTLVFSLLLAALGMAISGALPGWLGGDISIRHDASLYFCIFSLFLPALQMNFLAGGMLRCSGNMNVPSLAGVAMCVLDVVLNFFLIFPSRTWSVAGLSFTMPGAGLGVGGAALGTVAAEAVVAGILLWYLWARSDKLRLAGGRGSFRPQAATLKKAFRIGFPMGIEHVVICGAQIMTTVIVAPLGVFAIAANSFAITAESLCYMPGYGIADAATTLVGQSIGAGRWKLTRSFARMTVCTGMVVMGLMGVLMYMFAPQIIGLMTPVEEIRQLGVMALRIEAFAEPMFAASIVAYGVFVGAADTLVPCMMNFFSIWAVRLSLAALLAPSLGLKGVWIAMCVELCFRGMIFLVRLKRERWMRKM; from the coding sequence ATGAGGATGCAGACAGAGAAAACAGACGGTCTGCTTGCGCTGATACGCGATGGTAAACCGATGACATGGGGACAACAGTTGCGCCTGACCGTGCTGCTCAGTGTTCCGGCTGTCATTGCCCAGCTCTCCTCCATTGTGATGCAGTATATCGATGCGGCGATGGTGGGAAGTCTCGGAGCCGAAGCATCCGCCTCCATAGGGCTGGTCTCGACGACCACATGGCTATTCTGGGGACTTTGCACGGCAGCCGCTACGGGGTTCTCCGTGCAGGTGGCGCATAAAATCGGTGCAGGCGATATGCAAGGCGCACGTGCGGTGTTGCGGCAGTCGCTTACATCCACGCTTGTTTTCAGTCTGCTGCTCGCCGCGCTTGGCATGGCAATCAGCGGTGCGTTGCCCGGTTGGCTGGGAGGCGATATTTCCATCCGTCACGATGCGTCGCTCTACTTTTGCATCTTCTCACTCTTTCTGCCCGCCCTGCAGATGAACTTCCTTGCCGGAGGGATGCTGCGTTGCAGCGGCAACATGAACGTACCGAGCCTGGCAGGTGTGGCGATGTGCGTATTGGATGTCGTCCTGAACTTCTTTCTGATTTTTCCTTCACGCACATGGAGTGTGGCGGGCCTCTCTTTCACGATGCCGGGGGCGGGACTGGGCGTAGGCGGTGCGGCTTTGGGTACGGTTGCTGCCGAAGCGGTGGTTGCCGGCATATTGTTGTGGTACCTTTGGGCCCGCTCCGATAAATTGAGGTTAGCCGGCGGACGAGGGAGTTTCCGGCCACAAGCCGCGACCTTGAAAAAGGCATTTCGCATCGGTTTCCCGATGGGGATAGAACACGTGGTCATCTGCGGCGCACAAATCATGACAACCGTTATCGTGGCTCCGTTGGGCGTTTTCGCCATTGCCGCCAATTCGTTTGCCATCACGGCCGAAAGCCTCTGTTACATGCCCGGTTACGGAATTGCCGATGCCGCTACGACACTGGTCGGACAAAGCATCGGAGCCGGGCGTTGGAAGTTGACCCGCAGCTTTGCCCGCATGACGGTGTGCACGGGGATGGTGGTCATGGGTCTGATGGGTGTGCTCATGTACATGTTCGCCCCCCAGATTATCGGCTTGATGACCCCTGTCGAGGAGATTCGGCAATTGGGCGTGATGGCTCTGCGCATCGAAGCGTTTGCCGAGCCGATGTTTGCCGCTTCGATTGTGGCTTACGGCGTTTTTGTCGGTGCGGCCGACACGCTCGTGCCGTGTATGATGAACTTTTTCAGTATCTGGGCTGTGCGTCTGTCGCTGGCTGCTTTGCTCGCTCCCTCCCTGGGCTTGAAAGGGGTATGGATAGCCATGTGCGTCGAGCTATGTTTCCGGGGCATGATTTTCCTTGTCCGCCTGAAACGGGAACGGTGGATGAGAAAAATGTGA
- a CDS encoding 2-amino-4-hydroxy-6-hydroxymethyldihydropteridine diphosphokinase, with protein sequence MHKYIVCIGSNYNRKENLIFARQKLTELFSSICFAPELETQPLFFKNPALFSNQVVLFFSDKEEETVRKMLKEIERRSGRHPEDKKQEKVCLDIDMLLYDNQILKPEDWQRRYIQQSLSAFHSSLFSK encoded by the coding sequence GTGCACAAGTATATTGTTTGCATAGGGAGTAATTACAACAGGAAAGAGAATCTGATTTTTGCCAGGCAGAAGCTGACGGAATTGTTCTCTTCCATCTGTTTTGCGCCCGAACTGGAAACCCAACCTTTGTTTTTCAAGAATCCGGCTCTGTTTTCCAACCAAGTGGTTCTGTTCTTTTCCGACAAGGAGGAGGAGACCGTGAGGAAAATGCTGAAAGAGATCGAACGGAGGTCCGGACGTCATCCGGAGGATAAGAAACAGGAGAAGGTTTGTCTGGATATTGACATGCTTTTATATGATAACCAAATATTAAAACCGGAGGATTGGCAAAGGAGATACATACAACAGTCGTTATCTGCTTTCCACTCTTCATTATTTAGTAAGTAG
- a CDS encoding flavodoxin family protein: MTKKVLILSSSPRRGGNSDTLCDEFMRGAMDHGNEVEKIFLRDKTIHPCTGCSVCSRDKKPCPQKDDAAEVIEKILAADIIVMGTPVYFYAMSAQMKTLIDRCCGPYTEMKNKDFYFIATAAEDDDTIMDRIVANFMGFLDCLENPTVKGTLFCGGVWHVGEIKGNPKLNEAYEMGRNC; encoded by the coding sequence ATGACAAAGAAAGTGTTGATTTTATCGTCCAGCCCCCGTCGTGGCGGCAATTCCGATACGCTTTGCGATGAATTTATGCGCGGAGCGATGGATCATGGCAACGAAGTGGAGAAAATATTCCTGCGCGACAAGACGATACACCCCTGCACGGGATGTAGCGTATGCAGCCGGGACAAAAAGCCCTGTCCGCAGAAAGACGATGCGGCAGAAGTTATCGAAAAGATACTCGCGGCGGATATCATTGTCATGGGGACGCCGGTCTATTTCTATGCGATGAGTGCGCAGATGAAGACATTGATAGACCGTTGCTGCGGCCCTTATACCGAGATGAAGAACAAGGATTTCTATTTCATAGCCACGGCTGCCGAGGACGATGACACCATCATGGACCGCATCGTTGCCAACTTCATGGGCTTTCTCGACTGCCTGGAGAATCCGACCGTAAAAGGAACGCTGTTTTGCGGCGGTGTGTGGCATGTGGGAGAAATAAAAGGCAATCCTAAGTTGAATGAAGCCTACGAAATGGGCAGAAATTGCTAA
- a CDS encoding transglycosylase domain-containing protein — protein sequence MIRKIIKALWIFLAVVLLAIVMVFVSISKGWIGYMPPVEELENPSYKFATEIFSEDEKVLGTWSYSKENRVYTAYKDLSPHIIHALIATEDVRFVKHSGIDVKALFRAFVKRGLMFQKNAGGGSTLSQQLAKQLFTEKVARNTLQRLFQKPIEWVIAVKLERYYTKEEILNMYLNKFDFLNNAVGIKTAAHTYFGCDPKELKMEEAATLVGMCKNPSLYNPVRFNQRSRGRRNVVLDQMRKAGYITDAACDSLQALPLKLRYNRVDHKEGLATYFREYLRGVMTAPKPVKSDYRGWQMQKYYEDSIAWETNPLYGWCAKNKKKDGTNYNIYTDGLKIYTTINSRMQQYAEEAVKEHLGNYLQPAFFKEKEGSKNAPYARSLTAKRVEELLTKAMKQTERYRLMKQAGASEQQIRKAFDTPEEMTVFSWKGDKDTIMTPMDSIRYYKSFLRTGFMSMDPLSGHVKAYVGGPNYVYFQYDMAMMGRRQVGSTIKPYLYTLAMENGFSPCDQARHVEQTLIDENGIPWSPRNANNKRYGEMVTLKWGLAHSDNWISAYLMGKLNPYDLVRLIHSFGVRNKDIDPVVSLCLGPCEISVGEMVSAYTAFANKGIRVAPLFVTRIEDNDGNVISTFAPQMEEVISASSTYKMLVMLRAVINEGTGGRVRRYGITADMGGKTGTTNENSDAWFMGFTPSLVSGCWVGGDERDIHFGRMTYGQGAAAALPIWAMYMKKVYDDPTLGYDQQERFQLPEGFDPCAGSETPDGEVIEEVGLDDLFN from the coding sequence ATGATTCGAAAAATAATAAAAGCTCTTTGGATATTTTTAGCAGTCGTACTACTGGCTATCGTGATGGTATTTGTCTCCATTTCAAAAGGTTGGATTGGCTATATGCCTCCTGTTGAGGAGCTCGAGAATCCGAGCTATAAATTTGCAACGGAGATTTTTTCTGAAGATGAAAAAGTGCTCGGCACCTGGTCTTACAGCAAGGAAAATCGGGTGTACACGGCCTACAAAGATTTGTCACCCCATATTATCCATGCCCTTATTGCAACGGAAGATGTCCGTTTTGTCAAACATTCCGGAATCGATGTCAAAGCGTTGTTCCGTGCGTTTGTGAAACGCGGCTTGATGTTTCAGAAAAATGCAGGAGGGGGGAGTACCTTGTCGCAACAGCTCGCCAAACAGCTGTTTACGGAAAAGGTGGCCAGAAATACACTGCAACGTCTGTTCCAAAAACCGATTGAATGGGTGATTGCGGTGAAACTGGAGCGTTACTACACCAAAGAGGAGATATTGAACATGTATCTCAATAAATTTGATTTTCTGAACAATGCCGTGGGTATCAAAACGGCTGCACATACCTATTTCGGCTGCGACCCCAAAGAGTTGAAAATGGAGGAGGCGGCTACGCTGGTGGGTATGTGTAAGAATCCGTCACTCTACAATCCGGTTCGTTTCAATCAACGTTCTCGCGGGCGCCGTAATGTGGTGCTCGATCAGATGCGTAAAGCCGGATATATCACAGATGCGGCATGCGACTCTTTACAGGCTCTCCCGTTGAAACTCAGGTATAACCGCGTTGACCACAAGGAGGGACTGGCCACGTATTTCCGCGAATATCTCCGTGGCGTCATGACAGCGCCGAAACCGGTAAAGAGTGATTATCGCGGTTGGCAAATGCAGAAATACTACGAAGATTCCATCGCCTGGGAAACGAACCCGTTGTACGGCTGGTGTGCGAAGAACAAGAAGAAAGACGGTACGAATTACAACATCTACACGGATGGATTGAAGATTTACACCACGATCAATTCGCGCATGCAGCAATATGCCGAAGAGGCTGTAAAAGAGCATTTGGGGAACTACCTGCAACCGGCATTCTTCAAAGAGAAAGAGGGGAGTAAGAACGCTCCGTATGCACGTTCATTGACTGCGAAGCGGGTGGAGGAGCTGTTGACGAAAGCCATGAAACAGACGGAACGTTATCGTCTCATGAAACAGGCGGGAGCTTCGGAACAACAGATCCGTAAGGCGTTCGATACGCCGGAAGAGATGACGGTCTTTTCCTGGAAGGGAGATAAGGATACGATTATGACACCGATGGATTCGATCCGCTACTACAAATCGTTCTTGCGGACGGGATTCATGTCGATGGATCCGCTGAGCGGACACGTGAAGGCTTATGTGGGCGGACCGAATTATGTATACTTCCAGTATGATATGGCCATGATGGGACGTCGTCAGGTGGGGTCTACCATTAAACCGTATTTATATACATTGGCCATGGAGAACGGATTTTCTCCGTGCGACCAGGCGCGCCACGTGGAGCAAACGTTGATCGACGAGAATGGAATTCCCTGGTCGCCACGCAATGCAAACAATAAGCGTTATGGGGAAATGGTGACCCTGAAATGGGGACTGGCACATTCCGATAACTGGATTTCCGCCTATCTGATGGGGAAACTCAACCCGTATGATCTGGTACGCCTGATCCATAGTTTCGGGGTACGCAATAAGGACATCGATCCGGTGGTTTCACTGTGCCTGGGACCTTGTGAGATTTCGGTGGGTGAGATGGTCAGCGCATACACGGCTTTCGCCAATAAAGGCATCCGGGTAGCTCCGTTGTTCGTCACCCGCATCGAGGATAACGATGGTAATGTGATTTCTACTTTTGCACCGCAGATGGAAGAGGTGATAAGCGCTTCGAGCACTTACAAGATGCTGGTCATGCTGCGTGCCGTTATCAATGAGGGAACGGGTGGGCGTGTCCGCCGATACGGGATTACCGCCGATATGGGAGGAAAGACGGGAACGACCAATGAAAACTCCGATGCCTGGTTTATGGGATTCACCCCGTCACTGGTATCCGGCTGTTGGGTGGGAGGTGACGAACGTGACATCCACTTCGGCAGAATGACATACGGACAGGGGGCCGCCGCCGCCTTGCCTATCTGGGCGATGTATATGAAGAAGGTGTATGATGACCCGACGTTGGGATACGACCAGCAGGAGAGATTCCAACTCCCCGAAGGATTCGACCCGTGTGCCGGTTCGGAAACTCCGGACGGAGAGGTGATAGAAGAAGTGGGATTGGACGATCTTTTCAATTAA
- the kdsB gene encoding 3-deoxy-manno-octulosonate cytidylyltransferase → MKFLGIIPARYASTRFPAKPLAMLGGKTVIQRVYEQVAGVLDDAYVATDDARIEAAVKAFGGKVVMTSVHHKSGTDRCYEACTKIGGDFDVVVNIQGDEPFIQPSQLEAVKACFEDVTTQIATLVKPFTADEPFAVLENVNSPKVVVSKNWNALYFSRSIIPYQRNAEKQEWLKGHTYYKHIGLYAYRTEVLKEITGLPQSSLELAESLEQLRWLENGYKIKVGISEVETIGIDTPQDLKRAEDFLKNRI, encoded by the coding sequence ATGAAATTTCTTGGAATTATACCTGCCCGCTACGCATCCACCCGTTTTCCGGCGAAACCGTTGGCGATGCTGGGTGGAAAAACGGTCATACAACGCGTGTACGAACAAGTGGCAGGCGTTTTGGACGACGCTTACGTGGCTACGGATGATGCACGCATCGAAGCAGCCGTCAAGGCGTTCGGGGGAAAGGTGGTGATGACTTCTGTTCACCACAAAAGCGGTACGGATCGTTGCTATGAAGCTTGCACGAAGATCGGAGGTGACTTTGACGTCGTGGTGAATATACAAGGAGATGAACCGTTTATCCAGCCTTCGCAATTGGAGGCGGTAAAGGCTTGTTTCGAGGATGTAACCACGCAGATTGCTACGCTGGTGAAGCCGTTTACTGCCGATGAACCGTTTGCCGTACTGGAAAATGTGAATTCACCGAAAGTGGTGGTCAGCAAGAATTGGAATGCTCTTTATTTCAGCCGTTCGATCATTCCTTATCAGCGGAATGCCGAGAAACAGGAGTGGCTCAAGGGGCATACTTACTACAAGCACATCGGATTGTATGCGTATCGTACGGAGGTGCTGAAAGAGATTACCGGGCTTCCACAGTCTTCGCTGGAACTGGCAGAGTCTCTGGAACAACTTCGCTGGCTGGAGAACGGATATAAGATAAAGGTAGGCATCAGCGAAGTGGAAACGATTGGAATCGATACCCCGCAAGACTTGAAACGGGCGGAAGATTTTTTGAAGAATAGAATCTAA